The genomic stretch TCCAATATTATTTCAGGAGTGAAATTACCTCCGGAATATGTAGGTCTATTGGCAGATTTGCGTTTGATGTTTCCTCTTTTTGTGGATGATTTTATCCATCACATCCATGAGGAGGAGAGCACTGTTTTTAACTCGATCAAGGTCTTACAAGAAATTGAAAACGGCCATTACCGGTTAGAAGAAGCGGTGAAAATCCTTAGCAGACCATCCATTCAGGGAATGGCCCATGAGCACGAGGCACATGATGATGAGATGGAAGGTATCCGTAAGCTTACCAATGGATATAAGCTAGAGGATGGAGCGCCGACTGCCATTAAAGTTTTGTACCACGAAATGCAATGTTTCGAGAAGGAATTAATCATCCATGCCAGAATCGAGAATGACCTGCTTTTCCCCAAGGCGGTAGAGCTGGAAAAGGAAGTCAAACGCAAAATTATCAAGACCATAAAACTGAATTAAATGGGTAGGGTATTAGCGATTGACTTGGGAACAAAAAGGACCGGTTTAGCAGTTACAGATTTACTGAAGATTACGGCCAATCCGCTGGAGACGATCCGTACGGTGGATTTGGACAAGTACCTGAAGGATTATGTACAAAAGGAAGAGGTAGAGGCCATCGTAGTGGGGTTTCCAAAATCCATGGATGGCAGTGATACCAACATGACCCAGCCCACAATTCGGCTCAAGGACCGATTGGCCAAAACATACCCTGAACTAGAAATAGTGTTGGTGGATGAGCGGTTTACCTCCAAAATGGCTATGCAGAGTATGATCGCCATGGGCAGTAAAAAGAAAGACAGAAGAGAAAAGGCTGGCAACCTGGATAAGATTAGTGCTGCCATTATACTACAAACTTATTTAGACCAACTATGATATATCCGATTATAGCATACGGAAATCCCATACTAAAGAAAGAAGCAGAGGAGATCAACGAAGGAGAAGACATCAATGAACTTATTTCGGATATGTTCGATACGATGGACAATGCGAATGGTGTTGGATTGGCAGCACCCCAAATCAACAAGGGTATCCGCTTGTTTGTGATCGATAGCGCTCTAATGCTGGATGAAGACAGTGATGAAAAAGGCTTCCGTAAGGTATTTATCAACCCTATTATATTGGATGAGTATGGTGATGATTATAGCTTTGAGGAAGGCTGCTTGAGCATCCCTGATGTAAGGGCAGAGATTACCCGTCCGGAGACCTTGACCATTGAGTATTTTGATGAAAACTGGAACCTGAAGGAGGAGGAGTTTTCGGGAATGACCGCCCGTGTCATACAGCATGAGTACGATCACCTTGAAGGAATTCTCTTCGTGGATTATATCAAAGGCCTCAAAAAAAGATTGGTAAAAAGCAAGCTGATAGATGTGAGCAAAGGCAAGGTGCCTACTGAATATAGCATGATTTATCCAACGAGATAGCATAAAGAACCGCAAAAAAAGTAGGTCTTAGATATGCTTTTTTTGTATCTAGTGGTTATGGAAAACCTAAACGTAGCACTTATCCAAACAGACCTGTACTGGCAGGACCGGGAAGCCAACTTGGCGATGTTGGAGGAGAAAATTTGGCCGCTTCAGGGAAAGGTAGACCTGATTGTTTTACCAGAAATGTTTCCGACTGGATTTTCCATGGAAGCTGAAAAGCTGGCGGAGCCAATGAACTTTACTACTACCAAATGGCTACAGCAGATGGCCTCCCAAACCAAGGCAGTGGTGACAGGCAGTGTGATCATCAAGGAAGGAAGGGATTTTTATAATCGTTTGCTCTGGGTACGCCCTGATGGTGAAGTGCTCTGTTATGACAAGCGGCACCTGTTTAGGATGGCCGACGAGGATCATCATTATAGCATGGGGAAAAACCGAGAAATATTTTCCCTTAAAGGCTGGAAGATCCTTCCCCAGGTATGCTATGATCTTAGGTTCCCCGTTTGGTCCAGAAACACCTCAGACAAAAATGGCCAGATGGAATATGACATGGCTTTTTATATTGCTTCTTGGCCGGCGGCAAGAGTTAGTGCTTGGGACGTTTTGCTCAAGGCAAGGGCAGTGGAAAACCTCTGCTATACCATGGGAGTCAACAGGGTAGGGGAAGACGGTAACGGGGTTGCTTATTCTGGGCATTCCGGTCTATATGATTTTAAAGGCGGTTCGATTGCATTCTCCAGTGAAATAGAAGAAGTGCTTTTGGTGACATTGGATGCCGAAGCACTGGTGCATTACCGAGAGAAATTCCCCGCTTGGATGGATGCCGATCAGTTTGAGATTAAGCAGCAAAATTGATTTTGACCCGGATGTGTCTTTTTTTAAAGTTGAAAGTTGTTGTACCTACGGCACAAGGGAGTCACATTATGACGGGGGCGGTTACCAAGCTTACCCACCTACGGAGGGCCATGCCTTAGGCATGATTGGTATTGGCGGCTAACATGGAAATCTCCCATGAGCCACGCTATGGGCATGCACCAATGAAGATAAGGAGACCAAAGCTGGGATACTGGTAGAATTAATTTTTTCCGGATACCCAAGGAAGAAACCAATTACTCTACGATCAATTTTTTTGTGGTGTCTTTGCCCGTGTTTGAGGTGAACTGAACATAGTACATTCCACTGGCCAATGTCCTCATGTCCATTTCGGCACGTACATTTGCTTCTATATTGAATTCTTCCACCAGAATCTGCCCCAGGGAATTGAAGATCCTGGCTTTTCCGGACTCGTTACTGACCAGATAGACAGGGCCATTGCTGGGGTTAGGGTAAAGATTGACCTGAAGCTGGCCATCTACAGGAGGGTCAATACCATTGGAAATATCCTCCAGAAACTGCAGTCCTCCGCCATTGTTCCCCAGTATCAAATGGGTTTTGCCGCCAAACGCCTCTGGTACCGTGGCGATCCATGTGTTGCGTCCCAGTCGAGTGGCTGTCATGTTTCCATTTGGCAAGGTCAAGAGTTCTGTCTGGGGGCTATTGGAATGGATGAAATCCGGGAGGTAGCTGAGAATGCCTCGCTGGTCTACGGTATATAGGCCAAGACTGCCATTTGCAGCGACGGATTTCACTGCTAAATTTCGGCGGGAAGGATTATCCGAAAAGCCTAAATATTCCTCATTTAACAACTCAAAAGTGGGCACTTCTTCAAAATTTACCCTGTAGCGGAGCAATTCGCCTGTTTGGCGTGCCAGCAGCATAAAGTCTTCACTATTGTATTGGTAAAAATCAAAAGAGTCATTTGGCCGAAGGGTGATATTGGGGATACTAATGGATGTCAATTCATCTGCAGCAGTCCCGCTTCTCCCCAAAAGCAGGTTTCTGTTCAGCACAAAGTCCACGATATTCACTCCGGAGACAAGAACATAGGCTTGTTGGCTGCTGGAGGTATATTCGATGTATTGCAGGTCTGTCAGTCCAAGCGTAGAAAGATCAAGGTAGTCCGTGGTGCTGAGGCTCATGGATTCACTGTTCCAAGCGTAGTGAAAAGCTTGTCCTACCGGCTGCCCATCTTGGATTGTATTTGCCGTGACAATGAGTTGGCCAGCGGAATTGTTACCTTTAAAAAAAGGTCTGGTGTTTTCTCCCAGATCGACCATGTCTTCCTGTAAAAAGGCTGATGTATGGAGCGGGGGAGTACTGTTTTCCGAGAGTTGGTAGATACTTTGTGAAAAGTCAATTCCCGCCGTAAGAGTAGTCTGTGAACTGTTTAAGGAAATCAAGAGATGGTCAGAGAGGAATTGTCCGACTTGAAAGACAGGGAATTCAGGAAGGTTACCAAACCCCGGTAAAGAGGTGCTAAAACTGGTGAATAGTGGCTCGGTATTACTGCCTTGATTAGGGAGGTAATAAAGTGTACTGCACTCATCCTGTCCCATTACAAGGTCTAGAATACCATCATCGTTAAAATCCTTTAGCAGGATGCTATGGCCTCCGGAATGTTGGATGGCGTTGTTTTCTTGGTTTGGGGGGAGTTTTCTGGAGATCGGGTTGCCATCGCAGGTTCGCCCAAAGGAAAAATTTCCACATCCACAGAATTCGAAATTTCCCCAGCGAACCTTCGCATTGGCATAACCATCGATGCCTGCCACACCGTTTCGCTCTATGCTGGTGTTTTGATAATACTCTAGGTAGTCACCTGCTGCGAAATTGAAGGTCACCACATCCAAATCCCCATCTCCATCCACGTCTTGAATGGCGGGGACATCAAGGTTATTGGCCTGGAAGTTGGAGCCGTTTTCCAATTTCAGGAAATTTTCTGCAACTTCCCATGTGGGAAAGGATTGGCCTTGGGAAGTGGTGTTTCGATAGGCTTTTATTCCGAAGGCCGTGCTAGTGAAAAGATCCTTTTTGCCATCACCATCAAAATCTGCCAATACCAAAAAACCACTCACGTCTTCTGGAAAAAAATGGTGCATGTAAGGCAAATGGGTGTAACCTTCTTCATGTTGTTCGAATACCTTGATATTTCGGGAATTGATGTCCCAAATGATCAGTTCTTCATCGCCATTGCCATTGATGTCCATGGATTGGATCTGTGCAGCATTGATGCCTCCGGCAAAGCCCATGGGCAGGACTTTTCCATTTTGGGTCACTTCTTTTTCTGTAAAGCGGTAGGCTTTTTGTCCCTGGCTGGAAAAAGTAATCAGTAACAGAACAAAAGGTAAAAGGTGTTTCATCAATAAATGAAGGTTATCAATTATGGTAAAGATGGAAAAACTTTAGTTTCGCGTCTAAAATTAAACGAACAATCTTGCATAAAGATGTCATGGAATCGTTTATTTTGGGTAAAAATTGATTGGGGGATCTTTTGGGGAGTTAATGGTAAAGCGTCTGCATATTCCACAAATTCTTATACATTGATCTATTCGAATTATCTGATAAATTAGTTTAGCATACCATAACAAATGTATAGCATAGCATCTTTGTACACCATTTATAAGAAGTCAAGTGGAGTAAGTACTGATACCCGTAAAATAGGAGAAGGCGACCTTTTTTTTGCCTTGAAAGGGCCAAACTTTAATGCCAATTCCTTTGCCGCCAAGGCGCTTGAAATGGGGGCTTCTGCTGTGGTGATCGATGAGGAGGCATTTGAAGTAGAAGGCGATGATCGCTATGTGTTAGTAAAAAATGTGCTGGAAGCCTTACAAAAATTAGCCAATTATCACCGTAAACAACTGGATATTCCTTTTCTGGCCATCACAGGGAGTAATGGTAAAACCACCACCAAGGAATTGGTCAATGCAGTGCTAAGTAAGAAATTCAAGACCTATGCCACGGTGGGCAATCTCAATAACCACATCGGCGTACCATTGACTTTGCTGGCCATGGATGAGCAGACTGAAATGGGAATCGTGGAAATGGGCGCAAATAAAATCGGGGATATCGCCGAACTTTGTGAAATAGCCGAACCTACACACGGACTGATCACGAATATCGGAAGGGCTCATCTGGAAGGCTTCGGAGGTTATGAAGGAGTACTAAGGGCGAAAACGGAGCTGTATCAATATCTGATCAGCCGTAAAGGTAAAATCTTCGTCAACAGTCAAAATCCCGTATTGGCCAATATGATCAAGCGGATGGACGATCCGGTGACGTATCCGGCAAAAGGTGACTTCTTCCACTGTGAACTGCTGGAGGCCAATCCTTTTGTGAATTTCCGAACAGCAGATCGGACGGAATATAAAACCAAAATGTTGGGTGCATACAATTTCGAAAATATAGCCACGGCATTGACGGTAGGGAAGTTTTTTGGGTTGGCCGAAAAGGTGGCCGCGGAAGCAGTGAGCCAATATGTGCCCGGCAATATGCGCTCTCAATTGATCGAAAAGCGCAGTAACCTGATCGTACTGGATGCCTACAATGCCAATCCGAGCAGTATGGAGCAGGCCATCCGGACTTTTGGCAGGATGACTGGAAAGCCCCACAAAATGGTCATCCTCGGTGACATGTACGAATTGGGCGATAATGCGGCCGAGGAGCACAAGAAGCTTGGGGAATGGGTCAGTGAATACGATATTGAGAAAGTGTGCTTTACCGGGGAGCTGACTCAAAATGCGCTTCTCAAAGCTCCTAGAGCCCTGTATTTTCCCGATCCCTTCAGTCTGCGTAATTGGCTGGCCGATTCCCAATTGGAAGACCATCTGATCCTGATCAAGGGGAGCAGGGGAATGAAGCTGGAAGGCTTGGTGGAGTTTATTTAGGTGGAGTGAAGGTTTTAAATGTTGGAATGTTTTGAAAAGAGCGTCATTGCGAACGTAGTGAAGCAATCGCGTCATTATGTTAGGAAGTACAAGATGAATATAACCGGAATGACCTTAAGTCTTGAGATCCCGGAGGTTTTGGATTTAATTAATGTATATTACTGGCATCCGAGAAAACAATCGTCAAATTGAAAAAAAATCAACTGTTTTTACCCCTAAGTCCCCTTTAGAGGATTTAGGGGTTATTTTAGGGATTGGAATAAAAAACCTCAAATTTCTATTTAAAGACAGTTCTTGATCATATTTGAAATTTAGTCTGACGCAAGTAAATTTATATGATCATGACTGATAAGAAGGACCCCGAATATGGAGTGGATTCAAGATATAGATCAAGCAGAGATCGTAAAAAAGGTGCTTAAGCACTGTTGAAGGTACGGTTAAATCGCATGAAGAAAGTTTCTGTTGCCCAGATCAAACGTGCCAAGTTGATTCAGCTGAAATTGAAAATACAAGATTTCCTTTCTAAATGCCACCTTGACAAGCAAAATTGTTTCTCAGCGTTTTTGGAAATATATTTAGATGCGGTTTATGACAAAAGACTCAGTTTTGCAAAGGATATGAATGTTTCTCCTGTGATCCTAAGGCAGATTACCCACCATCACAGAGAGCCAAATGAAGCGTTTATCTGAAAATTGCTGGTCCACTCTGGACAGCTTTATAAGGAGGTAAGTGAACTTCCCCAGGAATTATGGTATCAGGTCTATTTCCATGAAAAGATTTGTGCAGCTATGACCAAAGAAGACGAGTGGAGGCCTGAACTGGAAGGATATGTTCATGGAAGTACAGCGGTAATGAAATGACATAAGACCTGACGGAATTTGCATGGTTAACGTTCAAAAAATTGAATCGATATCAGATTTTAACCCCAAGAGGGTGAAAAAATATTTCTTTTTGTGGTGCAGCGAAGGGGAAGTATCCATTTCAGTAGATCATAAAGAGCTTGTGCTCAGGAAGAATCAAGTTCTTACCATCACCTCGGGACAATACCACTGTTTCAGAAGGATCGGCGAAGCAAAAGGTTATATGCTTGATTTTACGCTTGATTACATTTGCAAGACCGAGAAAGATATTGAGCTGATCTTTCAGAACAGTCTTTTCTGCCATTTTGATTATAATGAGTTGATCTCTATCAACAACCCTTCGGAAATTGAGCAAGAACTTCGTAAAATCGAAGTTGAACTCAAAGAGCAACCTTTTCAATATCTCGAATCTGTTCATTCCCGTATTGAATTGTTGTTGTTTGAAGTAAATCGATCGAAAATGGCCAACGGAGGGGAGATTTGGAAACCGGAAGCACTTTTTCTGAGGTTTCTGGAGGTTGTGCGAAATAACTTTGAGCAAAATTTTACGCTAAAAGAAATAGCCCTTCGGTTGCAGACTACCGAAAGGAAATTAAATGAACTGGCCAAACTGCACGCAGGAAAAACGGCCCAAAATGTCATTTACGGATTGGTGATTTCCGAAGCTAAACGCATCCTTCAATATCAGGATAAAAGCATCAAGGAAGTGGCCTTTATGCTGGGATTTCAGGATCAGTACTATTTTTCCAAATTTTTCAAACACCACACCGAAATGTCACCTTCTGAGTTTCAGAGCAAATTTAAGAACTGAAATCTACATCAAAACCTCAGGATTTTCCATTTTTTAGACGCTCGCTGAGCCTCATCTTTGTTATATCCAAACCTTAACAATAAACAGATTATTAATCCATAAACTTAGGGAAAATGAATATCAAAGATTACATCACAAGCAGCGAAAACCTGGAATGGAAACCATTAATCGAGCATGGAGTACATTACCAAGGGGTATCAGTTAAATCACTGTATTTTGATCGTGCCACCAACCGCTCAAAAGCGATCTTGTTAAAATTCGAGAAAGGTGCTTCTTACCCCTATCACAGTCATCCTGCCGGAGAGGAGATCTTGGTGCTGCAGGGCAGTTGTGAGATTTACGGGGAGACCTTGGGCCGGGGAGATTATTTATACACACCACCGAAGGGAGAACATGGTGTAAACTCCAAAAGTGGGTGCGTGCTTTTTTTGTCTGTGCCTGAAGAAATCGTTTTGCTTTCAGAAGATAATCACTAAGAAAAACTGATCGATCTGGATTAGCCAAGTAGTGGCTGTCTCATAAGTCGGAATTGATCAATCCATGTCAAGAATAGCAGGTACATTGTCGGATTAACCTTCGAAAAATTTAGGAGAGCCCATAAAACTGTTGATGCAGTTATTAGAAATTTTGAAATTATTGGTGAAGCTGCAAAGAATGTTTCCGAGGAAATCAAAGGCAAATATCCAGGTGTCCCTTGGCACGAAATGTATTTACTTAGAAACAAGGTTTCACATGAGTATTTTGGAATAGACTATGAGATTATTTGGCACATTGCTATCCATTCTCTTCCAGAAAACAAAGCTCAAATTGAAAAGATATTAAGCGAAGAAAATGATTAGGTTTGTTGTGTTAATTTAATCTGAGTTCGGGGGGAAACAGACTATTTGACGACGATTTTGTCCCCGATACATCGGGAAGGAGTCTATTAAGTGAACGTAAAAAGATTCTTCGCTTTACTCAGAATGACAAGCGTTTTCGTTTTTCTGTCATTGATACCCCGAACTGATGTTAATTTAAACACTATTT from Echinicola soli encodes the following:
- a CDS encoding hemerythrin domain-containing protein, producing MSGESNIQKRSIEELVKENYVFAGVLHYFGISFYKYECQSLEEVCRKFRVNPQQLISELEVWAWRKEPSHEELYLRPIEVLVEYLKNKHHFFLRHQLPFLSNIISGVKLPPEYVGLLADLRLMFPLFVDDFIHHIHEEESTVFNSIKVLQEIENGHYRLEEAVKILSRPSIQGMAHEHEAHDDEMEGIRKLTNGYKLEDGAPTAIKVLYHEMQCFEKELIIHARIENDLLFPKAVELEKEVKRKIIKTIKLN
- the ruvX gene encoding Holliday junction resolvase RuvX — translated: MGRVLAIDLGTKRTGLAVTDLLKITANPLETIRTVDLDKYLKDYVQKEEVEAIVVGFPKSMDGSDTNMTQPTIRLKDRLAKTYPELEIVLVDERFTSKMAMQSMIAMGSKKKDRREKAGNLDKISAAIILQTYLDQL
- the def gene encoding peptide deformylase; protein product: MIYPIIAYGNPILKKEAEEINEGEDINELISDMFDTMDNANGVGLAAPQINKGIRLFVIDSALMLDEDSDEKGFRKVFINPIILDEYGDDYSFEEGCLSIPDVRAEITRPETLTIEYFDENWNLKEEEFSGMTARVIQHEYDHLEGILFVDYIKGLKKRLVKSKLIDVSKGKVPTEYSMIYPTR
- a CDS encoding amidohydrolase, whose protein sequence is MENLNVALIQTDLYWQDREANLAMLEEKIWPLQGKVDLIVLPEMFPTGFSMEAEKLAEPMNFTTTKWLQQMASQTKAVVTGSVIIKEGRDFYNRLLWVRPDGEVLCYDKRHLFRMADEDHHYSMGKNREIFSLKGWKILPQVCYDLRFPVWSRNTSDKNGQMEYDMAFYIASWPAARVSAWDVLLKARAVENLCYTMGVNRVGEDGNGVAYSGHSGLYDFKGGSIAFSSEIEEVLLVTLDAEALVHYREKFPAWMDADQFEIKQQN
- a CDS encoding T9SS type A sorting domain-containing protein, which translates into the protein MKHLLPFVLLLITFSSQGQKAYRFTEKEVTQNGKVLPMGFAGGINAAQIQSMDINGNGDEELIIWDINSRNIKVFEQHEEGYTHLPYMHHFFPEDVSGFLVLADFDGDGKKDLFTSTAFGIKAYRNTTSQGQSFPTWEVAENFLKLENGSNFQANNLDVPAIQDVDGDGDLDVVTFNFAAGDYLEYYQNTSIERNGVAGIDGYANAKVRWGNFEFCGCGNFSFGRTCDGNPISRKLPPNQENNAIQHSGGHSILLKDFNDDGILDLVMGQDECSTLYYLPNQGSNTEPLFTSFSTSLPGFGNLPEFPVFQVGQFLSDHLLISLNSSQTTLTAGIDFSQSIYQLSENSTPPLHTSAFLQEDMVDLGENTRPFFKGNNSAGQLIVTANTIQDGQPVGQAFHYAWNSESMSLSTTDYLDLSTLGLTDLQYIEYTSSSQQAYVLVSGVNIVDFVLNRNLLLGRSGTAADELTSISIPNITLRPNDSFDFYQYNSEDFMLLARQTGELLRYRVNFEEVPTFELLNEEYLGFSDNPSRRNLAVKSVAANGSLGLYTVDQRGILSYLPDFIHSNSPQTELLTLPNGNMTATRLGRNTWIATVPEAFGGKTHLILGNNGGGLQFLEDISNGIDPPVDGQLQVNLYPNPSNGPVYLVSNESGKARIFNSLGQILVEEFNIEANVRAEMDMRTLASGMYYVQFTSNTGKDTTKKLIVE
- a CDS encoding UDP-N-acetylmuramoyl-tripeptide--D-alanyl-D-alanine ligase, which codes for MYSIASLYTIYKKSSGVSTDTRKIGEGDLFFALKGPNFNANSFAAKALEMGASAVVIDEEAFEVEGDDRYVLVKNVLEALQKLANYHRKQLDIPFLAITGSNGKTTTKELVNAVLSKKFKTYATVGNLNNHIGVPLTLLAMDEQTEMGIVEMGANKIGDIAELCEIAEPTHGLITNIGRAHLEGFGGYEGVLRAKTELYQYLISRKGKIFVNSQNPVLANMIKRMDDPVTYPAKGDFFHCELLEANPFVNFRTADRTEYKTKMLGAYNFENIATALTVGKFFGLAEKVAAEAVSQYVPGNMRSQLIEKRSNLIVLDAYNANPSSMEQAIRTFGRMTGKPHKMVILGDMYELGDNAAEEHKKLGEWVSEYDIEKVCFTGELTQNALLKAPRALYFPDPFSLRNWLADSQLEDHLILIKGSRGMKLEGLVEFI
- a CDS encoding helix-turn-helix domain-containing protein; its protein translation is MKKYFFLWCSEGEVSISVDHKELVLRKNQVLTITSGQYHCFRRIGEAKGYMLDFTLDYICKTEKDIELIFQNSLFCHFDYNELISINNPSEIEQELRKIEVELKEQPFQYLESVHSRIELLLFEVNRSKMANGGEIWKPEALFLRFLEVVRNNFEQNFTLKEIALRLQTTERKLNELAKLHAGKTAQNVIYGLVISEAKRILQYQDKSIKEVAFMLGFQDQYYFSKFFKHHTEMSPSEFQSKFKN
- a CDS encoding cupin domain-containing protein, which encodes MNIKDYITSSENLEWKPLIEHGVHYQGVSVKSLYFDRATNRSKAILLKFEKGASYPYHSHPAGEEILVLQGSCEIYGETLGRGDYLYTPPKGEHGVNSKSGCVLFLSVPEEIVLLSEDNH
- a CDS encoding HepT-like ribonuclease domain-containing protein, whose protein sequence is MVGLTFEKFRRAHKTVDAVIRNFEIIGEAAKNVSEEIKGKYPGVPWHEMYLLRNKVSHEYFGIDYEIIWHIAIHSLPENKAQIEKILSEEND